AATGGATGAACGCAGGGTCGACAGGGACCCGACGTCATCAGTCATCTCCGCCCTTCGAGAGGTCGTCGTCCACTTCCGTGGCGGCCCACTCGAGGGCTTCACGCTCGGCGCGCTCGCGGGCGGCCTTGTCGATCTCGTCGATCATCTGCTCATTGACGCGGCGATCGGCGATCTCGCGCAGGGCGAGCACGGTCGGCTTGTCGTTGTTCGGATCGAGCGTGGGCTCGGCGCCCTTGGAGAGCTGGCGAGCGCGCTTGGTCGCCATGAGCACGAGCTCAAAGCGGTTGTCGACTACCTCGAGGCAGTCTTCGACGGTAATACGGGCCATTTCAAATCCTTGACAACAAAGACACTTATGACCGTGCAGTTTAGCGGCCCAGCCGGTTGGCTGTCCATCCGGGTGGGGGGTATCATGCCGGGTTCTGGCCAGGAAGGACGGGCGTTAGTGCAAATAATAAAACCAAGCGGTACACTAAAGTATCGCCCCACCCCCAGAGTCACCCCGATGGACCCCAAGATCAACCTAAAGCGTCTGGCCCGCCAAGCCTTTGGCCTGGTCGCCCTGGCGCTCCTGGCGGCCTGCCATGTGGCGCCGCCGCGTACCGACGACCCGAATGAACAGATGAACCGCAAGGTTTATGCGTTCAACGACAAGCTCGACAAGGCGATCATCCGCCCGGTCGCGGTGGGCTACCGTAATGTCACCACCCCGGGCGTCCGCACGGCGGTGAGCGATTTCTATACGAATATCCGCCTGCCGATCACGATTGGTAACCAGCTGCTCCAGGGCCGTCCGGGCCAGGCGGCGGTGACCACGGGTCGCTTCATCGTCAACCTCGGCATTGGCTTCCTGGGCTTCAAGGACCCGGCCAGCATGCTGGGCATGCCGCTGTATGACAGCGACTTCGGCGTGACCCTGGCCCGTTGGGGCGTGCCGGAGGGCGAGTACCTGGTCCTGCCGTTCGTCGGCCCGACCACGGTGCGCGATGTCTGGAAGCTGCCGGTGGATAGCTATTTCTTCGATCCGCTGAGCTACCTGTCGCGTAACCACGACTTCCACCACGGCGAGTATTACGTGCCGTCGGTGTTGTACCTGGTGACGTTGCGTGCCCGCGCGATCGATGCGGAGAGCTTCCTGGCCTCGGCGTATGACCCGTATGTGTTCATGCGCGATGCGTACCGCCAGCAGCGCCTGTACCAGATCTACGACGGCAACCCGCCGGAGGATGTGATCGAGAAGATGCAGGGCGTGGGCGATAACAAGGATTTCGACCCGGATGAACTGCTCAAGGAGCAGCATTCGTGGGAGAAGCAGAACGGGCAGAACCCGGACTGATTGACGAAGAAGCCGCCTACGGGCGGCTTTTTTGTGGCTCGCCTTTGGCTTCGCGCTAGTGCATCGGTTCATTCGCTAGCGCGAATGCATGTAACTAGCGGCTTGCGCCGCCTATTGCTTGTGGGCTTGAGGCGAAGAGCCGTCGGTGCCCACCCTCGCTGCTCAGACAGGTCCTCCGCGTTCGTACCGGAGTGCGCCTCCGGCGCAAATGTATCTATTTGGCCTACGGCCGCTCTCTTGTGCGGAACTCGCCTCGAGGGTGGGCACCGACGGCTCTCTTCACCCATGAGGTGGTGTGCGTGCGAGCTCGCCGCTGGTGCGCCATGCCGTTGTAGGAGCCCACCCTGTGGGCGACGCCGTTCGCGACAAAGCCACAGGGCCTGCTACGTCGTCGCGAAAGATGTCGCCCACAGGGTGGGCTCCTACAAGGCTATATCGCGATTTGATAAATGGATGGACCAGGCTCGTGTGGGAGCCTGCTTGCACGCGATCAGCCGACGCGGCGATGACGCCGCAACCCATCAACGCGCGACGGCCACCACGTTCGCCGGCAGCTGCGACGGGCTGGCCGTGACAAACGAACCCATCGCCAACACGCAGGTCAGCACGGCAGCAACGAAGAAGGACTTGAGCAGGAAGGTTTCAGCTTTCATGGCGATGCTCCGTGAGGTGGGACAAGTGGGGCCAGGCCCCGTTGCCCAAGACGTTGCATCCGCCGTGCCAACCCCACCAACGGCCCGCAAACGGCGCCACGACGCCGTTTGCGCCTAACCACGCCGCATGACGACCACTGTCCGCGGACGAAGCAGCTGTCCGCCCATACATGTCCGAACGCACCAATCGACCCGCAGACAACGCACCGGCTCTCCCACCACCCAACCTCATGGGTCAAAAGAGCCGTCGGTGCCCACCCTCGAGGCGAGTTCCGCACAAGAGAGCGGCCGTAGGCCAGCCTTCCATAGGGCTGGCCCATGGCTCGCTAACGGGGCGGCGGTTGTAGGAGCGCACCTTGTGCGCGAATCAAAGGCACGGCGGCGCAGCCGCAACATCCGACGCGAGGGTGGGCACCGACGGCTCTCGGCCTCAAGCCCACAAGAGCGAGGCGGCGGATGCCGCTGGTTACATGCATTCGCGCTAGCGAATGAACCGATTCACTAGCGCGAGGCCGAAGGCGAGCCTGTTGTTGAGGCACAAACAAAAAGCCCGGCATATCGCCGGGCTTTCGTCAGCGGGGATCGCGCGCTAGCGCGCTCCTGCAGGCTTAGAGGAAGGCGGTGACGCCGGAGACGCGGGCCAGGGCTTCCAGGCCCGTGGGGGCGTTGGCCACCTTCATGGCCGTGCCGTTCTGGCGCGCATGTGCCAGCAGCGCCAGCACCGTTGCCAGCCCTGCGCTATCCGCCTGAGTCACGCCGGAAAGATCCAGCGTGCCCGGCTTGCCGCGGCCAAGGGCTTCGCGGCCCGCCTCGAGCGCCGACGCCGCCGTCGCGAACGTCAGCGCGCCGGAGACCTTCAAGGTCCCCGGCGCCTCGGCCAACTGGTACGTGGCCGGCTGGATCACTTGCCTGCGCCAGCCTTGCCGCCTGCCGTGTCCTGCTTCATCTCATCGATAGCCGCCGAACCCTTCGACTCCAGGTCAGCCGTGAGCTTGTCCAGGCCTTCCTTCTTGATCTCGGCATCCACCTGGTTGCGGTAGTTCGTGATGTACGAGATACCCTCGATGATCACGTCGTACGCCTTCCAGTCGCCGCTGGCGCTCTGGCGGAACGCGTAATCCACCGACACCGACTTGCCATCATCGAGCATGACCTGGGTACGCACGATGGTGCGCTTCTTGTTCAGATCGCCCGAGAACGGCAGCACCTTCACGCGGCCACGGGTGTAGTTGAGCAGGCCCTCGGCATAGCGATGCGTGATCGAGTTGTAGAACGCCTTGGCAAAGCGCTCGCGCTGCTGCGGGCTCGCCTTGACCGCGTTCTGGCCGAGCACCAGGATCGACGCGTAATCGATATCGAAGTGCGGCAGGAACGTGTCGTCGATAACGGCGATCAGCTTTTCCTTGTCGTTCTTCAGTTCCGCCTGGTGGCCTTCGATGGCCTTGGCCAGGTCATCGGAAATCTGCTGGACAACCTGCTGGGGCGCCTGGCCCTGGGTGGCCGCGGCGGGCGCGGCATCCTGCGCGAACACGGGGGCAGCGGCGACCGTGCCAACGGCAAGGGCAATAGCGAGGGAAAGCTGACGCAACATGCGATGTCTCCTGGGTTCCGGCCTTACTTCTTGCCGGAGGTATCGGGTTGGGTGCCGCCCTGGGCGCCACCGGATTTGTTGTCGCTCGGCGAGCCGTTCACGAGGAACTTGCCGATCAGGTCTTCCAGCTGAAGCGCCGACTGCGTCAGCACGAGCTGATCGCCATCGGCCAGGAACGACGGGGAGCCGCCGGGCTGGATCGCAACATACTGGCTACCGATCAAACCGCTTGTGAACACTGCCGCGGCCGAGTCATCTGGTATCTGGGAGTAGCGCTTGTCGATCGCAAGGGTCACCGTGGCCTCGACGGCACCCGGTTTCACCACCACCGATTCGACGCTGCCGATGGGCACGCCGGCCATTTTCACCGCGGCGCCGGGCTGCAGGCCGCCGATGTTGGTGAAATCACCCGTGACATGGAAGGTTCCACCCAGGCGATCCGGGGCGCTGCCGCCGCCGAAGAACTTGCCGAGCATCTCTTCCAGCTGCTGGGCCGGACGGGTCAGGCCGATCTCGCCGCCTTCCTTCACCGGGGTCTTCGACTGGCCGAACTGGATGCCTACGTACTGGTCGCCCAGCAGGCCGCTGGTGTAGATCGTGGCCACGGAATCGCTCGGGATATCCTTGTGGCCATCATCGATGGCCAGGGTTACCTTCGCCTCTTCCTTGCCCGGCACCAGGTCGATGGCCTGGACCGAGCCGACGCGGACACCGGCGACTTTCACCGGCGCGCGCACCTTCAGCTGGCCGACGTTGGCGAAGTGGGTTTCCACCTTGTAGGTGGAGCCACCGCCCTGGTTGGCGACGGAGGTGGTCTGGGTGGCGAGGTACGCCAGCGCGGCGAAGCCAAGCACGATGAACAGGCCGGTGCCGACGGCATAGGAACGTCTCTGGGTCACGGCACGATCCTCGAATGGGGTACGGAAAGAATGATGTTCATGGCGGGCCTCCGTGCCTTCAGATCAGGAACGAGGTAAGGACGAAATCCAGCGCCAGGATGGCAATGGACGAGGCGACCACCGTGCGCGTGGTGGCGTACGCGACGCCTTCGCTGGTGGGCGGAGTGGTATAGCCCTGGAACACCGCGATCAGCGAGACCACGATGCCGAAGGCGATGGACTTGAGCAGCACGCCATCGATGATGTCCTTGTGGACATCCACCGCGGCGGTCATGTTGGACCAGAAGGTGCCGTTATCGATGCCGAGCCAGGTCACGCCGACCAGGTGGCCGCCGAACACGCCCATGGCGCAGAACACGATACCGAGCAGCGGCAGTGCGATGACGCCGGCGAGGAAGCGCGGGGCCACCACGTAGGCGATCGGATCGACCGCCATCATTTCCATCGCATCGAGCTGGTCGGTGGCGCGCATGAGGCCGATCTCGGCGGTGACCGAGGTGCCGGCGCGGCCGGCGAACAGCAGCGCGGTGACGACCGGGCCGAGCTCGCGATAGATGGCGATGGCCACGACGGTGCCGGTGGCCGAGGTGCCGCCGAAGATCGACAGCACGTCGTACAGCTGCAGGCCGAGCACCATGCCGACGAACAGGCCGCAGGTCATGACGATGGTGAGGCTCATGGCGCCGACAAACCAGATCTGCCGGACGGTTTCCCGGCCATGCTTCAGGCTGCGTGGAATGGAGGCGAGGATCGTGAGCAGGAACAGCCCGCACGCACCGATCTGCGCCAGGCTGCGCATCACGACATTGTCATCCCTGGTGGTCATGCCTTGTCTCCGGGAAAGCCGAGCGCCGTGGCGTAATCGCCGGCCGGGTACTGGAACGGGACCGGGCCATCGGCCTTGCCACCGAAGAACTGCGCCGTCCACGGCGAGCCATCGTTGACCAGCGTATCGGGGGCGCCCTGCGCCACGATCTTGCCGTTGGCGATAAGGAACACGTGATCGGCCACTTTCTGCACCGCGGCCAGTTCGTGCGCCACGAGGATGCTGGTGATGCCCAGCGTTTCGTTGAGCGTACGGATAAGCAGCAGCACCTGGTTCAGCGCAATGGGATCGAGGCCGACGAAGGGTTCGTCGTACAGGATGAGCGCGGGGTCGAACACGATGGCGCGCGCGAGGGCGACACGGCGCGCCATGCCGCCGGAAAGCTCCGTGGGCATGAGCCGCGCGGCCCCGCGCAGGCCCACGGCCTGCAGCTTGTTCAGAACGATGTTGCGGATGAGCTCTTCAGGCAGTTTCGTGTGCTGGCGCAGCGGGAACGCCACGTTCTCGAACACATCGAAATCAGTGAGCAGCGCGGAATTCTGGAACAGGTAGCCAATGCGCTCGCGCAGTTCGAAGAGCTTTTCGCGCGAGAGCGTAGGCACGTTCTCGCCATTCACCTCGACCGTGCCGGCATCGCCGCGCATCTGTCCGGTGATGTGCTTGAGCAACGTGGTTTTGCCGGTACCGCTGGGACCCATGATGGCCGTGACCTTGCCGCGCGGGATATCCAGATCCATCGCGTCGAAGATCGTCTTGCCATTGAGCACCGTGGTCAGGCCGCGTACGCGGACGATGGCGTCGTCGGTCATGGGGCGAGCAGTTCCTCGATCAGTGCTTCGTGGCGTTTGGCCGCCCACGCCGAGCGCAGGCGCACGGCACGCACGATCGCCTGCAGGTCCGCGAGGGCATCTTCAAAGCGATCGTTCACGATGATGTAGTCGAACTCGTGCGCATGGGCGATTTCTTCGCGGGAGTTGAACAGACGGCGCTCGATGACATCGGGCGCATCGGATCCTCGACCGCGCAGGCGGCGCTCAAGTTCCACGCGCGACGGCGGCAGGATGAACACGCTGACGCAATCGGCCTTGCCCTTGCGCACCTGGCGGGCACCCTGCCAGTCGATCTCCAGCAGGACATCGACGCCCGAGCTGAGCTTTTCCGCAACCACCGTACGCGAGGTGCCGTAGAGGTTGCCGTGGACCTCGGCGTGCTCCAGGAAGATGCCATCCGCGATCTCGCGCTCGAAATCGGGCCGTTCCACGAAGAAGTAGTGGCGGCCGTACTGTTCGCCCACGCGCGGCGGGCGCGTGGTGTGCGAGATGGACAAGGAGATCTGCGGTTCGCGCTCGAGCAGCGCATTGACCAGCGTGGACTTGCCGGCACCCGAGGGCGCGGCCACCACGAACAGGGTGCCGTCACTCATCCGCGGGGATCTCGTTGGGGGGTCATGGCTTTCTCCCGGAACGCAAAGCGGGATTGTAGCCGGAATCGTGGCCGTACCGCCTTTCGCCGGGGTTCCGCCCCTTGTGGCTAGCCGCTGTGGTAGCTCGCGAACATGGCGGCCCACACCAGCATGAGGAACAGGACCATGAGGCCCGCCCATACGCCAAATACCACCCAGAAGATGGCTTTTTGCGCTGGCGGCGTGCTCTGGCCGGTGCGGCGCCACCGTGCGACCCAGGTCATCTGGGCCTGCAGGTAGTAGTGGGTGAAGAAGAACAGCGTGACCCCGCCAATCTCGGGCACCAGGCCGTAAGCCGGCAGCTTCTCCCGCATGGAACGGGCCATGGAGAACATGGCGATATACCGGCACACCACCATGGCGAGGCCGAAAAGGAAGAAAAAGCCGAAGTACGCCATGACACCGGCGATGGCCCCCAGATCCGGGCGCGTGGCGGTATACGACTGGTTGAGCACCACGCCGAGCATGACGATCCAGGTCAGCGGCAACAGGCAGACCGAGATCACCAGCCACATCGTGGCCCGGCTCGACGGATCGATCTTCTTCACCCAGGACGCCTGGACAAACTGCCAGACGATACCCATCAGGCCGCCAGCGAGCAGATCGACCACGAAGATGATGGCCCAGTGCAGATCGGGCGGTGCCGGCACTTCACCATGCAGCACGGGCGCGGTGGCACCCATCGCCGGCG
Above is a genomic segment from Luteibacter aegosomatissinici containing:
- the gmk gene encoding guanylate kinase, yielding MSDGTLFVVAAPSGAGKSTLVNALLEREPQISLSISHTTRPPRVGEQYGRHYFFVERPDFEREIADGIFLEHAEVHGNLYGTSRTVVAEKLSSGVDVLLEIDWQGARQVRKGKADCVSVFILPPSRVELERRLRGRGSDAPDVIERRLFNSREEIAHAHEFDYIIVNDRFEDALADLQAIVRAVRLRSAWAAKRHEALIEELLAP
- a CDS encoding MlaC/ttg2D family ABC transporter substrate-binding protein, which encodes MLRQLSLAIALAVGTVAAAPVFAQDAAPAAATQGQAPQQVVQQISDDLAKAIEGHQAELKNDKEKLIAVIDDTFLPHFDIDYASILVLGQNAVKASPQQRERFAKAFYNSITHRYAEGLLNYTRGRVKVLPFSGDLNKKRTIVRTQVMLDDGKSVSVDYAFRQSASGDWKAYDVIIEGISYITNYRNQVDAEIKKEGLDKLTADLESKGSAAIDEMKQDTAGGKAGAGK
- the mlaD gene encoding outer membrane lipid asymmetry maintenance protein MlaD produces the protein MTQRRSYAVGTGLFIVLGFAALAYLATQTTSVANQGGGSTYKVETHFANVGQLKVRAPVKVAGVRVGSVQAIDLVPGKEEAKVTLAIDDGHKDIPSDSVATIYTSGLLGDQYVGIQFGQSKTPVKEGGEIGLTRPAQQLEEMLGKFFGGGSAPDRLGGTFHVTGDFTNIGGLQPGAAVKMAGVPIGSVESVVVKPGAVEATVTLAIDKRYSQIPDDSAAAVFTSGLIGSQYVAIQPGGSPSFLADGDQLVLTQSALQLEDLIGKFLVNGSPSDNKSGGAQGGTQPDTSGKK
- a CDS encoding MlaA family lipoprotein, which gives rise to MDPKINLKRLARQAFGLVALALLAACHVAPPRTDDPNEQMNRKVYAFNDKLDKAIIRPVAVGYRNVTTPGVRTAVSDFYTNIRLPITIGNQLLQGRPGQAAVTTGRFIVNLGIGFLGFKDPASMLGMPLYDSDFGVTLARWGVPEGEYLVLPFVGPTTVRDVWKLPVDSYFFDPLSYLSRNHDFHHGEYYVPSVLYLVTLRARAIDAESFLASAYDPYVFMRDAYRQQRLYQIYDGNPPEDVIEKMQGVGDNKDFDPDELLKEQHSWEKQNGQNPD
- a CDS encoding ABC transporter ATP-binding protein, whose amino-acid sequence is MTDDAIVRVRGLTTVLNGKTIFDAMDLDIPRGKVTAIMGPSGTGKTTLLKHITGQMRGDAGTVEVNGENVPTLSREKLFELRERIGYLFQNSALLTDFDVFENVAFPLRQHTKLPEELIRNIVLNKLQAVGLRGAARLMPTELSGGMARRVALARAIVFDPALILYDEPFVGLDPIALNQVLLLIRTLNETLGITSILVAHELAAVQKVADHVFLIANGKIVAQGAPDTLVNDGSPWTAQFFGGKADGPVPFQYPAGDYATALGFPGDKA
- the rpoZ gene encoding DNA-directed RNA polymerase subunit omega, translating into MARITVEDCLEVVDNRFELVLMATKRARQLSKGAEPTLDPNNDKPTVLALREIADRRVNEQMIDEIDKAARERAEREALEWAATEVDDDLSKGGDD
- a CDS encoding STAS domain-containing protein, encoding MIQPATYQLAEAPGTLKVSGALTFATAASALEAGREALGRGKPGTLDLSGVTQADSAGLATVLALLAHARQNGTAMKVANAPTGLEALARVSGVTAFL
- a CDS encoding DUF4339 domain-containing protein, producing the protein MADERNIWIGRDGQRFGPYDEVTLRAWVNEGKVSAHSLAWREGMAEWRPLHELLGIPVPPPAMGATAPVLHGEVPAPPDLHWAIIFVVDLLAGGLMGIVWQFVQASWVKKIDPSSRATMWLVISVCLLPLTWIVMLGVVLNQSYTATRPDLGAIAGVMAYFGFFFLFGLAMVVCRYIAMFSMARSMREKLPAYGLVPEIGGVTLFFFTHYYLQAQMTWVARWRRTGQSTPPAQKAIFWVVFGVWAGLMVLFLMLVWAAMFASYHSG
- the mlaE gene encoding lipid asymmetry maintenance ABC transporter permease subunit MlaE, whose product is MTTRDDNVVMRSLAQIGACGLFLLTILASIPRSLKHGRETVRQIWFVGAMSLTIVMTCGLFVGMVLGLQLYDVLSIFGGTSATGTVVAIAIYRELGPVVTALLFAGRAGTSVTAEIGLMRATDQLDAMEMMAVDPIAYVVAPRFLAGVIALPLLGIVFCAMGVFGGHLVGVTWLGIDNGTFWSNMTAAVDVHKDIIDGVLLKSIAFGIVVSLIAVFQGYTTPPTSEGVAYATTRTVVASSIAILALDFVLTSFLI